Sequence from the Actinocatenispora sera genome:
GACGTCGTCGATGTCGGACACCTTGATGCCGGCGTCGCGCACCGCCTGCTCGAACGGGGCCTTGGTGCGGTCCAGGAGGTCCTGGGTGAGGCGCTGGAACTCGCTGCGGGACAGCGAGATGTCCATGTGCAGCGGGCCGTCCGGGCCGGCTGTGATGTACGGCAGGTTGATCGTGGTGTTCGTGGTGGCGGACAGCTCGATCTTGGCCTTCTCCGCGGCCTCCTTGAGGCGCTGCAGGGCCATCTTGTCCTTGCCGAGGTCGACGCCGTGCTGCCCCTGGAACGTCTGCACCAGGTGCTTGATGATGCGCTCGTCCCAGTCGTCGCCGCCGAGGTGGTTGTCACCGTTGGTCGCGAGGACCTGGATCACGCCGTCGCCGATCTCCAGCAGCGAGACGTCGAACGTGCCGCCGCCGAGGTCGAAGACCAGCACGGTCTCCTCCGCGTCGCCCTTGTCCAGCCCGTACGCCAGGGCGGCCGCGGTGGGCTCGTTGATGATGCGCAGGACGTTGAAACCGGCGATCTCGCCGGCCTCCTTCGTCGCGGTGCGCTGCGCGTCCTCGAAGTACGCCGGGACGGTGATCACCGCGTCGGTGACCTGCTCGCCCAGGTAGGCCTCGGCGTCCCGCTTCAACTTCTGCAGGGTCCGGGCGCTGATCTCCTGCGACGTGTACTTCTTGTCGTCGATGTCGATCGACCAGTCGGTGCCCATGTGGCGCTTGACCGATCGGACCGTCCGGTCCGGGTTGGTGATCGCCTGCCGCTTCGCGACCTCACCGACGAGGACCTCGCCGTTCTTGGCGAACGCGACGATCGACGGCGTGGTGCGCGCGCCTTCGGCGTTCGCGATGACGGTGGGCTCGCCACCCTCCAGGACGCTGACCACAGAGTTGGTGGTGCCGAGGTCGATGCCGACCGCACGTGCCATGTTTGCTTCCTCCGATACTGATGCCAGGTGGCCGTCTTGTGCTGCCATGTGGCGAAGTTGAGTGCGCTTGACTCAATGTTGACGCGACCCCACATCGATCGTCAACTCGGGTTGAGCCTGTCTCACGCAACCTTCATGGTCACACAACGCAGCACCCCGGGTCCGCATTCCCCCTCGAGGGTGGCGCAATGCACGCCGGCGGCCGTGGCGCACCCCACGCCGGTACGGCGGGTCAGTGCCGGCCGGCGTCCCTCGCGGCGCGGAGCGCCCGCGGCAGGTTGCCGAGCACCGGCAGTTCCTGGGTGGCGCGGGCGCGGTGGCCGACCAGCCGTTCGGCCGACCGCTCGATCGGTACCTCGGCGCCGTCCGCCGGCTCGGCGCGGCGGCGTCGGCCCCGGGGCGGCGTACCGGCGCGGGTCGCCGGTACGAGGCCGCCCGCTCGCTGCGCGAACGACGGCCGGTCCGCGGCGACGGCGTGCCGCCCGGTGCCCTGGGCCGGCAGCTCGGCGGGATCCGCGGCACTCTCGGCCTCGACGGCCGGCGGCGCGAGCGCGGACGCGAGGGCGGAGCTCGCCGGGGTGGCCGCGTTCGCCGCGGCCGCGGGTTCGTTGGCGGGACGCAGTGGCGACCCCGCCGACCGCGGTACCCGGCCGCCCGTCCGGGTGTCGGCGGCTCGTCGCGGCGTCGTACCCGGCGGGCAGACGTCGGCGAGGATCGAGTCGGCGACCTCCCAGCTCGGGCACGGCCACGAACCATGACATTCGGCGCACTCGGTACCGAGCAGGCTGTCCGGCTGGTGCCCGTGCCAGATGTCGGCGGCGAGGACCCACGCCGTCACCTCGACGACCGCCGCCGGTGGCTGGCGCGGCGGCGGAGAATCCAGCGTGTACGGACTGCGCATAGCTGCGGGTACCTCCTCGGGCCGCGTCGGCACGGGCCGACCGGCCGCCGGTGTTCGAGGCGTCGCCGGGACGGCTGTCGCCGACGTCCCGTACGCGCCTTTACTGGTAACGCCATACCACCGAGGGCGGTCACGCAAACACGTTCCGTACGCGTGAATGTGGAACGGCAGGTAGGGCCGCTCAACACGTAGGGTGTGAGCGTCGGTCGGTGCCCATCAGCGGCGTTCCCGGACGAGACGGCACGGCCGGACGAACCGGTTCCACCACGGGCCGGACCACCGCTGCTACCGGCGAGTAATAAGCTGTCGGCAGCCCACACCCGCAACCCGGGAGGAACGCGGACCATGCACGCGCTCCAGATCGTCGCCACCGTGGTGGCCTGGCTGGTGTTCGCCGGCGCCGTCGTCATGGCGGTCCGTGCCGGCCGGTACTTCGTCCGCCTGTTCCGGGTCGGCGCGAGCGACCCGAGCCGGTTCGTCGCCAAGGGTCAACGCACCGCGACGATGCTGCGCGAGATCCTCGGCCACACCCGGATGCTCAAGTGGACCCGGGTCGGCGTCGCGCACTGGTTCGTGATGGTCGCGTTCGGCGCGCTGCTGTTCACCATCGTCGAGGCGTTCGGCGAGGTGTCCAACCCGCGGTTCGAGTGGCCGGTGATCGGTCACTGGGCGGTGTACGGCCTGCTCATGGAGCTGATCGCCGGCCTGTGCTGGATCTCGATCATCGTGCTGATCATCATTCGCCAGGTGAACCTGCCGCGCCGGCGCAGCCGGTCGAGGTTCCTCGGCTCCACCGCCTGGCAGGCGTACTACGTGGAGTGGACGATCTTCGCGATCTGCGCGTCGATCTTCGCCATCCGCACCTTCAAGATCGCCGCCGGCGACTTCCCGTACCCGACCTGGGCGACGCCGCTGTCGCACGCGTTCGGCTCGATCTTCACCGGCATGCCCACCGGCACCGCGCTGAACCTGGTCACGATCTGCGCGCTGGTCAAGCTGCTGGTGTCCTGGGTGTGGTTCATCGTCATCGGGCTGAACCTGACGATGGGCGTCGCCTGGCACCGGTTCCTCGCGTTCTTCAACATCTTCTTCAAGCGCAACTCCGGCGGTGCGCTCGCGCTCGGCCCGCTGAAGCCGATGACGGACGCCGACGGCAAGCCGCTCGACTTCGAGGAAGCCGACCCGGAGAAGGATCCGTTCGGGGTGGCGCAGGTCGAGCAGTTCAGCTGGAAGGGGCTGCTCGACTTCACCACCTGTACCGAGTGCGGCCGGTGCCAGTCGCAGTGCCCGGCGTGGAACACCGGCAAGCCGCTCTCGCCGAAGCTGCTGGTGCTGTCGCTGCGCGACCACGCGCACGCGAAGGCGCCGTACCTGCTGGCCGGCGGCGGCAAGGACGCCACCGGCGAGGAGAAGGCGAGCCAGGAGCAGCTCGCCGGCGTCGACGCGCTGGCGCTCGCCGAAGCGGACCGCCCGCTGATCGGCGGCCCCGACGAGGGCGGCGTGATCGACCCGGACGTGCTGTGGTCCTGCACCACCTGCGGCGCCTGCGTCGAGCAGTGCCCGGTGGACATCGAGCACGTCGACCACATCGTCGACATGCGCCGGTACCAGGTGCTCATCGAGTCGAGCTTCCCGACCGAGGCCGGCGTGATGCTGCGCAACCTGGAGAACAAGGGCAACCCGTGGGGCGCCAACCCCAACACCCGGGAGGACTGGACGAAGTCGCTCGACTTCGAGATCCCGCGGGTGGGCAGCGACGAGGCCACGGACTTCGAGTACCTGTACTGGGTGGGCTGCGCCGGGGCGTTCGACGACCGGGCGAAGAAGACCGCGAAGTCGGTCGCCACGCTGCTGCACGAGGCGGGCGTCAAGTTCGCCATCCTCGGCGAGGGCGAGACCTGCACCGGTGATCCGGCCCGCCGGATGGGCAACGAGTTCGTGTTCCAGATGCTCGCCCAGCAGAACGTCGAGACGCTGAACGAGGCGTTCGAGGGCCGGGACAAGGGGCGGCGCAGGATCGTCGCGTCCTGCGCGCACTGCTTCAACACGCTGGCCCGGGAGTACGAGCAGCTTGGCGGCGAGTACTCGGTGGTGCACCACACCCAGCTGCTGGCCGACCTGGTGTCCGCCGGGAAGCTGACCCCGGTGAGCCCGATCGAGGGCGGCGTGACCTACCACGACCCGTGCTACTTGGGCCGCCACAACCGGATCTTCGAACCGCCGCGGGAGCTGATCGGCGCCGCGGCCGGCGCGGCGAGCGGGCACGGCGGCCCGGCCGGGAACGGCGCGGCCGCGGGGAACGGCGGCCCGGCCGGCGATGGCGCGGCGAGCGGGCTGACCGAGATGCCGCGGTTCGCGGAGCGGTCGTTCTGCTGCGGCGCCGGCGGTGCCCGGATGTGGATGGAAGAGCGGATCGGCAAGCGGATCAACGTGGAGCGGGTCGAGGAGGCCCGCTCGACCGGGGCGAAGACCATCGC
This genomic interval carries:
- a CDS encoding (Fe-S)-binding protein is translated as MHALQIVATVVAWLVFAGAVVMAVRAGRYFVRLFRVGASDPSRFVAKGQRTATMLREILGHTRMLKWTRVGVAHWFVMVAFGALLFTIVEAFGEVSNPRFEWPVIGHWAVYGLLMELIAGLCWISIIVLIIIRQVNLPRRRSRSRFLGSTAWQAYYVEWTIFAICASIFAIRTFKIAAGDFPYPTWATPLSHAFGSIFTGMPTGTALNLVTICALVKLLVSWVWFIVIGLNLTMGVAWHRFLAFFNIFFKRNSGGALALGPLKPMTDADGKPLDFEEADPEKDPFGVAQVEQFSWKGLLDFTTCTECGRCQSQCPAWNTGKPLSPKLLVLSLRDHAHAKAPYLLAGGGKDATGEEKASQEQLAGVDALALAEADRPLIGGPDEGGVIDPDVLWSCTTCGACVEQCPVDIEHVDHIVDMRRYQVLIESSFPTEAGVMLRNLENKGNPWGANPNTREDWTKSLDFEIPRVGSDEATDFEYLYWVGCAGAFDDRAKKTAKSVATLLHEAGVKFAILGEGETCTGDPARRMGNEFVFQMLAQQNVETLNEAFEGRDKGRRRIVASCAHCFNTLAREYEQLGGEYSVVHHTQLLADLVSAGKLTPVSPIEGGVTYHDPCYLGRHNRIFEPPRELIGAAAGAASGHGGPAGNGAAAGNGGPAGDGAASGLTEMPRFAERSFCCGAGGARMWMEERIGKRINVERVEEARSTGAKTIAVACPFCMTMISDGVNATKPDGVDAEDDVEVLDVATVLLRSLGK